One window from the genome of Glycine soja cultivar W05 chromosome 12, ASM419377v2, whole genome shotgun sequence encodes:
- the LOC114379743 gene encoding dicarboxylate transporter 1, chloroplastic-like: protein MASVALTTTALPSLRLRRNTTATLKPNRHASISLKPNLHASISSFPNFSLKKPHLISTRKPSALTVRASAASITPAPAPVQPWQGAAIKPLIASIATGVILWFSPVPAGVNRNAWQLLAIFLGTIVGIITQPLPLGAVAILGLGVSVLTKTLPFAAAFSGFGDPIPWLIALAFFFAKGFIKTGLGNRVAYQFVKLFGSSSLGLGYSLVFSEALLAPAIPSVSARAGGIFLPLVKALCVACGSNAGDGTEHRLGAWLMLTCFQTSVITSAMFLTAMAANPLCATLTQNSINQTIGWLDWAKAAIVPGLASLVLVPLILYVIYPPTLKSSPDAPKLAKEKLEKMGPMTTNEKIMTATLFLTVGLWVFGGLLNIDAVSAAILGLSVLLVTGVVTWKECLAEGVAWDTLTWFAALIAMAGYLNKYGLISWFSQTVVKFVGGLGLSWQLSFGILVLLYFYSHYFFASGAAHIGAMFTAFLSVATALGTPPFFGAIVLSFLSNLMGGLTHYGIGSAPVFFGANYVPLAKWWGYGFLISIVNIIIWLGLGGVWWKFIGLW from the exons ATGGCCTCCGTTGCACTCACCACCACCGCCCTCCCCTCCCTCCGTCTCCGCCGCAACACCACCGCCACACTCAAACCAAACCGCCACGCTTCCATTTCACTCAAACCAAACCTCCACGCTTCAATCTCCTCCTTCCCAAATTTCTCACTCAAAAAACCACACCTAATTTCCACTCGCAAACCCTCCGCTTTAACAGTCAGAGCCTCCGCTGCCTCCATCACCCCGGCGCCGGCTCCGGTACAGCCATGGCAAGGCGCTGCCATAAAACCGCTAATAGCCTCCATCGCGACGGGAGTAATCCTCTGGTTCTCACCGGTTCCCGCCGGCGTGAACCGCAACGCGTGGCAACTACTCGCGATTTTCCTAGGCACAATCGTCGGCATTATAACGCAACCCTTGCCTCTTGGCGCGGTAGCAATATTAGGGTTAGGTGTTTCCGTTCTCACCAAAACCCTACCCTTCGCCGCCGCATTCTCCGGCTTCGGCGATCCCATCCCCTGGCTCATCGCCCTCGCCTTCTTCTTCGCCAAGGGTTTCATCAAAACCGGCCTCGGAAACCGCGTCGCGTACCAATTCGTTAAGCTCTTCGGTAGCTCCTCGCTAGGGTTAGGTTACAGCTTGGTCTTCAGCGAGGCGCTTCTTGCGCCGGCGATTCCCTCGGTGTCGGCGAGGGCGGGGGGGATTTTCCTACCGCTGGTGAAGGCGCTGTGCGTGGCTTGCGGGAGCAACGCCGGCGACGGGACAGAGCACAGGTTGGGGGCGTGGCTCATGCTCACGTGCTTTCAGACCTCCGTGATTACGTCGGCGATGTTCTTGACGGCGATGGCAGCGAATCCGCTGTGCGCGACTCTGACGCAGAATTCCATTAACCAGACGATTGGGTGGTTGGATTGGGCTAAAGCCGCAATTGTGCCTGGCTTGGCGTCGTTGGTGTTGGTGCCGTtgattttgtatgttatatatCCGCCGACACTGAAGAGTAGTCCTGATGCTCCTAAGCTTGCGAAGGAGAAGTTGGAGAAGATGGGGCCCATGACGACCAATGAGAAGATCATGACTGCCACTCTGTTTCTCACg GTGGGACTTTGGGTATTTGGAGGACTTCTTAACATTGATGCTGTATCTGCTGCAATTCTTGGATTATCTGTACTTCTTGTCACTGGGGTTGTAACATGGAAGGAGTGCTTAGCTGAAGGAGTTGCTTGGGATACCCTCACATGGTTTGCTGCCCTCATAGCAATGGCTGGCTACCTGAACAAATATGGTCTCATTTCTTGGTTCAGTCAAACTGTTGTCAAG ttTGTCGGTGGATTGGGTCTATCATGGCAATTATCTTTTGGAATTCTAGTCCTTCTATACTTTTACTCTCATTACTTCTTTGCGAGTGGAGCTGCTCATATTGGTGCCATGTTTACTGCATTTTTGTCTGTGGCCACTGCTCTGGGGACTCCGCCATTCTTTGGAGCCATAGTGCTGTCCTTCCTCTCCAACCTTATGGGTGGCCTTACTCATTATGGAATTGGATCAGCTCCTGTGTTTTTCGGTGCCAACTATGTTCCCCTTGCTAAATGGTGGGGCTATGGATTCCTCATTAGTATTGTTAACATTATAATCTGGCTAGGGCTAGGAGGAGTTTGGTGGAAATTCATTGGCTTGTGGTAA